A single genomic interval of Sphingopyxis sp. CCNWLW2 harbors:
- a CDS encoding sigma-70 family RNA polymerase sigma factor: MRIEPAEQFAGTVGRAPRARGYGESVEALVEEYSPLVRKIAWQVFSRVSRTSELDDLIQTGLIALIEASRNYEERGFAFATYATTRIRGAMIDQLRREADVGRSAMVAAKRIHAMRSTLEQQLMRAPTTAEMAVAFDMSAEDYFALERNATHGRSTSLDELTDIGAFLAADDDTGADERCEQEDLMGALRQCVGRLSHREQMVLQLYFFEELNLHEIGLTLDVSAARICQIKREAMIKVDRMMKEMTE; encoded by the coding sequence ATGAGAATTGAGCCCGCCGAGCAATTTGCCGGGACCGTCGGCCGCGCGCCGCGCGCACGCGGCTACGGCGAAAGCGTCGAGGCGCTGGTCGAGGAATATTCGCCGCTGGTTCGCAAGATCGCGTGGCAGGTGTTTTCGCGCGTGTCGCGGACGAGCGAGCTCGACGATTTGATCCAGACCGGGCTGATCGCGCTGATCGAGGCGAGCCGAAATTATGAGGAGCGCGGGTTCGCCTTTGCCACCTATGCGACGACGCGCATCCGCGGCGCGATGATCGACCAGCTGCGCCGCGAGGCCGATGTCGGCCGCTCGGCGATGGTCGCGGCGAAGCGGATCCACGCGATGCGCAGCACGCTCGAACAGCAGTTGATGCGCGCGCCGACGACGGCCGAAATGGCGGTCGCGTTCGACATGTCGGCGGAGGATTATTTCGCGCTCGAACGCAATGCGACGCACGGCCGGTCGACCTCACTCGACGAGCTCACCGACATCGGCGCCTTCCTCGCGGCTGACGACGATACGGGCGCCGACGAGCGGTGCGAACAGGAGGATCTGATGGGCGCACTGCGCCAGTGCGTCGGCCGCCTGTCGCACCGCGAACAGATGGTGCTCCAGCTCTATTTCTTCGAAGAGCTCAACCTGCACGAAATCGGCCTGACCCTCGACGTCAGCGCCGCGCGCATCTGCCAGATCAAGCGCGAGGCGATGATCAAGGTCGATCGCATGATGAAGGAAATGACCGAATAG
- a CDS encoding alginate lyase family protein, whose product MKRATLARLPWAILAAAASFPSAAAAFSPDSTCNASDGYSASFDGRRTFTLRPADLAAIKAALPNDPAIGAAYRELIVRADKALAAKPASVMGKRSIPVSGDRHDYISLARYWWPNPANPKGAYVRRDGDTNPDIESNRFDRAALSRMAREADTLALAFYYSGDRKYAEGAARVIRTWFLDPATAMNPNMNFAQAVPGVSNGRPEGVLDGASFIGVIDAAGLIAPSGALAPAETSALEGWFSRYLDWMLNSPNGKAEGKASNNHGLWYDAQVARFALFARRPDMTRKIVTAFPKVRIAQQVDTSGALPEELARTRSFHYSLYALGAAYTVADSAACLGIDLYRAEEKGRSLRQATDYVAAYRGRAADWPYKEQGWPADTLDALLVRADDAWGPGAYPRIVGGELLLRHSTR is encoded by the coding sequence GTGAAGCGAGCGACTTTAGCCCGACTCCCTTGGGCTATACTGGCCGCCGCCGCGTCATTTCCGTCCGCGGCGGCGGCTTTTTCCCCCGATTCCACCTGCAACGCGAGCGATGGCTATTCGGCATCGTTCGACGGGCGCCGCACCTTCACGCTGCGCCCCGCCGATCTCGCGGCGATCAAGGCGGCGCTGCCAAACGATCCGGCGATCGGCGCGGCCTACCGCGAGCTGATCGTACGCGCCGACAAGGCGCTCGCGGCAAAGCCCGCGTCGGTGATGGGCAAGCGCAGCATCCCCGTGTCGGGCGACCGCCACGATTATATCAGCCTCGCGCGCTATTGGTGGCCGAACCCCGCGAATCCCAAGGGCGCCTATGTGCGCCGCGACGGTGACACCAATCCCGATATCGAAAGCAACCGCTTCGACCGCGCGGCGCTGAGCCGCATGGCGCGCGAGGCCGACACGCTCGCGCTTGCCTTTTATTACAGCGGCGACCGCAAATATGCCGAGGGCGCGGCGCGCGTGATCCGCACCTGGTTCCTCGATCCGGCAACCGCCATGAACCCGAACATGAACTTTGCGCAGGCGGTGCCCGGCGTGTCGAACGGCCGGCCCGAAGGTGTGCTCGACGGCGCGAGCTTCATCGGCGTAATCGACGCCGCGGGGCTGATCGCACCGTCGGGAGCGCTGGCTCCGGCCGAGACGAGCGCACTCGAAGGCTGGTTTTCGCGCTATCTCGACTGGATGCTGAACAGCCCGAACGGCAAGGCCGAGGGCAAGGCGTCGAACAACCACGGCCTCTGGTACGATGCGCAGGTCGCACGCTTTGCGCTATTCGCGCGGCGGCCCGACATGACGCGCAAGATCGTCACGGCCTTTCCCAAGGTGCGGATCGCGCAGCAGGTCGACACGTCGGGTGCGCTGCCCGAAGAATTGGCCCGCACCCGCAGCTTCCATTATTCGCTCTACGCGCTCGGCGCCGCCTATACCGTCGCCGACAGCGCGGCGTGCCTCGGCATCGATCTCTATCGCGCCGAGGAAAAGGGCCGCTCGCTGCGTCAGGCGACCGACTATGTCGCCGCCTATCGCGGCCGCGCCGCCGACTGGCCGTACAAGGAGCAAGGCTGGCCCGCCGACACGCTCGACGCGCTGCTTGTGCGCGCCGACGATGCCTGGGGTCCCGGCGCCTATCCGCGCATCGTCGGCGGCGAGCTGTTACTGCGCCATAGCACCCGGTAA
- a CDS encoding DUF4861 family protein, whose translation MRLAFLALALLAAPVGAEETKPQHKPFQPATAEEKKARAAVVIADYRFDDLLWENDRIAHRIYGRALEAAEPPSSSGIDAWGKRVRWPFMDRQLRTGDQHADHGEGIDFYNVGTGRGTGGLGIWYDNKLWTSRNYVRPRILQSGADVADFTVDYEPWPVDTLRTVRETRRFTLPAGTNFTRMTSTIASSSDAELIVGIGISKRPINGNKLGEVRKDAAAARLSWWGPADGEGDSGKGRMAAAVIVDPAAFAGFAEDADNYLILLRVRPGQPFVYYSGAAWDRGGDFAAEDGWNSYVDAQRPDFRP comes from the coding sequence ATGCGTTTGGCTTTCCTTGCCCTTGCTTTGCTCGCCGCGCCGGTGGGCGCCGAAGAGACCAAACCACAGCATAAACCGTTCCAGCCCGCCACGGCGGAGGAGAAAAAGGCGCGCGCGGCGGTGGTGATCGCCGATTATCGCTTCGACGACCTGCTCTGGGAAAACGACCGCATCGCGCACCGCATCTATGGTCGCGCGCTCGAGGCGGCCGAGCCGCCCTCGTCGTCGGGGATCGACGCGTGGGGCAAGCGCGTGCGCTGGCCCTTCATGGACCGTCAGCTCAGAACCGGCGACCAGCATGCCGACCATGGCGAGGGGATCGACTTCTATAATGTCGGCACGGGGCGCGGTACCGGCGGGCTTGGCATCTGGTACGACAACAAGCTCTGGACGTCGCGTAACTATGTGCGGCCGCGCATCCTGCAATCGGGCGCTGACGTCGCGGACTTCACCGTCGATTATGAGCCATGGCCGGTCGATACGCTGCGCACCGTGCGGGAGACGCGCCGCTTCACGCTGCCCGCGGGGACGAATTTCACCCGGATGACCTCGACCATCGCGTCGAGCAGCGATGCCGAATTGATCGTCGGGATCGGGATTTCGAAACGGCCGATAAATGGGAACAAGCTGGGTGAGGTCCGCAAGGATGCCGCCGCCGCGCGGTTGAGCTGGTGGGGCCCCGCCGATGGCGAAGGCGATAGCGGCAAGGGGCGGATGGCGGCGGCGGTGATCGTCGATCCGGCCGCCTTCGCGGGCTTTGCCGAGGACGCCGACAATTATCTGATTCTGCTTCGCGTCCGGCCGGGGCAGCCCTTTGTCTATTACAGCGGCGCGGCGTGGGATCGCGGGGGCGACTTTGCGGCAGAGGATGGCTGGAATAGCTATGTCGACGCGCAGCGACCCGATTTCCGGCCCTAG
- a CDS encoding FadR/GntR family transcriptional regulator codes for MAVTKAASLADDLVQRFEEQIETGEMPVGSRFPTEKEITETFGVSRTVVREAYSRLAARGLLVSRRGSGAYVPDGAQYRAFQVTAEEIGEIDDVLKLLEMRMGFEAEMADLAARRRTDADLAALRSALDAMEEGGDVDASVAADAAFHAAIASATGNPYFLRFTQFLGVRLVPSRRLYLQGDDPVRHQRYAHTINRDHEAIVVAIEAGDPVAARRAARRHIEKSILRYRTLKEGR; via the coding sequence ATGGCGGTAACCAAGGCGGCGTCGCTGGCGGATGATCTGGTCCAGCGCTTCGAGGAACAGATCGAAACGGGCGAAATGCCCGTCGGATCGCGTTTCCCGACTGAAAAAGAGATCACCGAGACGTTCGGCGTCAGCCGCACCGTCGTGCGCGAAGCTTATTCGCGCCTCGCTGCGCGTGGTCTGCTCGTGTCGCGGCGCGGGTCAGGGGCTTATGTTCCCGACGGCGCGCAATATCGCGCTTTCCAGGTCACCGCCGAGGAAATCGGCGAGATCGACGATGTGCTCAAGCTGCTCGAAATGCGCATGGGGTTCGAGGCCGAAATGGCCGATCTCGCGGCGCGGCGGCGTACCGACGCCGATCTGGCGGCGCTGCGCAGCGCGCTCGACGCGATGGAGGAAGGCGGCGACGTCGACGCATCGGTCGCCGCCGATGCCGCCTTTCACGCTGCGATCGCAAGCGCGACGGGCAACCCCTATTTCCTGCGCTTCACCCAGTTTCTCGGCGTGCGGCTCGTCCCGTCGCGGCGGCTGTATCTGCAAGGCGACGATCCGGTCCGGCATCAACGCTATGCGCATACGATCAACCGCGACCATGAGGCGATCGTCGTCGCGATCGAGGCGGGCGATCCGGTCGCCGCGCGCCGCGCCGCGCGCCGGCATATCGAAAAATCGATTCTGCGCTATCGCACGCTCAAGGAGGGTCGATAG
- a CDS encoding TonB-dependent receptor: protein MKSPSALPTRAALLASAALFAAMPAWGQEAPAEIESEQAAAVDGGDEILVTGTRATQRSSIEFKRAADVVVDGLVSDEIGATPDNSVGDTLERIVGVSADRFKGNANELSVRGLGPTLSFSTFNGREVSTAGPDRSVAFQQFPSELVNGVLVYKTQRADFLEGGVGGVIELRSMKPLDYGKRRIQFEVRGDFQPQDNDVYQHDGLGYRANFSYTDQYETGLGDIGVSIGYQRQDTTAPEDYYNANATFQLCNTSANNPFQLTGSAAAQIAAGASQNCTFATGPRSVAPSAGAPPVVVGETRGPAYFANTSRSFRTQQTSEVRDGLIGAIQWRPSPEFEIAIDGQYSKRNSLEDRNVLGITEGLRGVQPLIIGNGDNGYSPGALMSYRGNSNLENQLETRRRVEEYLGGGLSLIWSPDRWNVAFDASYSNSHRTETQKQTRMRSTRRVGYTLTYEGDDVVPVVAFDNFDITNPNLFLANAANAVYARRRFVTDRTDRIWAARLDIDRELDGFITGVKFGGRVSDHHRTNDNARNNDLNTLAAINGQTPAQLIAQANQQCRVPFTTTSYMKGMGTNVTRWATFDNDCLFRTFTGSDDALPTPEDGRDPSDIDVTERIYAAYAMANFESDMGNVPFSGNVGLRWVKTDITSIGFRQPYRITIDTAGDTYSIGVDPTRPLETNRVKGSYNYFLPSANIAFDLSEQVKLRLAAYRAIARSGIESFGAGVNLNPTTSATGVDNIIFNATTGNPNLKPLRAWNLDASLELYASQDTLISVAGYYKWAKGTVISAEEPIPTDVTITTIRDGGAPVTETVTIAPVAPTNDAETRHLYGVEATASHAFTWLPDPLDGFGIQGSVNRAFANFEYPDTSPIADYVDPANLIGLSKWTASGSVWFEKWGLSLRANLRYRSGYYKPNGGTNREIRGGTYLNLSAQYDLTKNVQVKLQALNVTNTQDIMYKGGYDSIAEVSRSGPQYFFGFRVRL, encoded by the coding sequence ATGAAGTCACCATCGGCCTTGCCGACCCGCGCCGCCCTGCTGGCGTCCGCTGCGCTTTTTGCTGCGATGCCCGCCTGGGGACAGGAAGCCCCTGCCGAAATCGAGAGCGAACAGGCGGCGGCGGTCGATGGCGGCGACGAAATTCTCGTGACCGGCACCCGCGCGACGCAGCGCAGCTCGATCGAATTCAAGCGCGCCGCCGACGTTGTCGTTGATGGCCTTGTCAGCGACGAAATCGGCGCGACCCCCGACAATTCGGTCGGCGACACGCTCGAACGCATCGTCGGCGTCTCGGCCGACCGCTTCAAAGGCAACGCCAACGAGCTGTCGGTGCGCGGCCTCGGCCCGACCTTGAGCTTCTCGACCTTCAACGGGCGCGAGGTGTCGACCGCGGGCCCCGACCGTTCGGTCGCCTTCCAGCAATTCCCGTCCGAACTCGTCAACGGCGTGCTCGTCTATAAAACCCAGCGCGCCGACTTCCTCGAGGGCGGCGTCGGCGGGGTGATCGAACTCCGGTCGATGAAGCCACTCGACTATGGCAAGCGCCGCATCCAGTTCGAGGTGCGCGGCGATTTCCAGCCGCAGGATAATGACGTTTATCAGCATGACGGGCTCGGCTATCGCGCCAACTTCTCCTACACCGACCAGTATGAAACCGGGCTTGGCGATATCGGCGTGTCGATCGGTTACCAGCGGCAGGACACGACCGCGCCCGAGGACTATTATAACGCCAACGCGACCTTCCAGCTGTGCAACACCTCGGCAAACAATCCCTTCCAGCTGACCGGCAGCGCCGCCGCGCAGATTGCCGCGGGCGCCAGCCAGAATTGCACGTTCGCGACGGGTCCGCGCTCGGTTGCGCCGAGCGCCGGCGCGCCGCCCGTGGTGGTCGGCGAAACGCGTGGCCCCGCCTATTTCGCCAATACGTCGCGCAGCTTCCGCACCCAGCAGACCTCGGAGGTTCGCGACGGGCTGATCGGCGCGATCCAGTGGCGCCCGTCGCCCGAGTTCGAAATCGCGATCGACGGCCAATATTCGAAGCGCAACAGCCTCGAGGACCGTAACGTCCTCGGCATCACCGAAGGGCTGCGCGGCGTCCAGCCGCTGATCATCGGCAACGGCGACAACGGCTATTCGCCCGGCGCGCTGATGAGCTATCGCGGCAATTCGAACCTCGAAAACCAGCTCGAAACGCGCCGCCGCGTCGAGGAATATCTGGGCGGGGGTTTAAGCCTGATCTGGTCGCCCGACCGCTGGAACGTCGCGTTCGATGCCTCCTATTCGAACAGCCACCGCACCGAGACGCAGAAGCAGACGCGCATGCGCTCGACGCGCCGCGTCGGCTATACGCTGACCTATGAGGGCGACGATGTCGTGCCGGTCGTCGCGTTCGACAATTTCGACATCACCAATCCGAACCTGTTCCTAGCGAATGCCGCCAACGCGGTCTATGCGCGGCGCCGCTTCGTCACCGACCGCACCGACCGGATCTGGGCCGCGCGGCTCGACATCGACCGCGAGCTCGACGGCTTCATCACCGGCGTGAAGTTCGGGGGCCGCGTCTCCGACCACCATCGCACCAACGACAATGCGCGCAACAACGACCTCAACACGCTGGCCGCCATCAACGGCCAGACGCCGGCGCAGCTGATCGCGCAGGCGAACCAGCAGTGCCGCGTCCCCTTCACCACCACCTCGTACATGAAGGGCATGGGGACAAATGTTACGCGCTGGGCGACGTTCGACAATGACTGCCTGTTCCGCACCTTCACCGGCAGCGATGATGCGCTGCCCACGCCCGAGGATGGCCGCGACCCGAGCGACATCGACGTCACCGAGCGCATCTACGCCGCCTATGCGATGGCGAATTTCGAATCCGACATGGGCAATGTGCCGTTCAGCGGCAATGTCGGGCTGCGCTGGGTGAAGACCGACATCACGTCGATCGGTTTCCGCCAGCCCTATCGCATCACCATCGACACCGCGGGCGACACCTATTCGATCGGCGTCGACCCGACCCGCCCGCTCGAAACGAACCGCGTGAAAGGCAGCTATAATTATTTCCTGCCGTCGGCGAACATCGCCTTCGATCTGTCCGAGCAGGTCAAGCTGCGCCTTGCCGCCTATCGCGCCATCGCGCGATCGGGGATCGAAAGTTTTGGCGCGGGGGTGAACCTCAACCCGACCACCTCGGCGACGGGGGTCGACAACATCATCTTCAACGCGACGACGGGCAACCCGAACCTCAAGCCGCTGCGCGCGTGGAACCTCGACGCCAGCCTCGAGCTTTACGCGTCGCAGGACACGCTGATCTCGGTTGCGGGCTATTATAAATGGGCGAAGGGCACGGTGATCAGCGCCGAGGAGCCGATCCCCACCGACGTCACGATCACGACGATCCGCGACGGCGGCGCACCGGTGACCGAAACCGTCACCATCGCCCCCGTGGCCCCGACGAACGACGCCGAAACGCGGCATCTCTATGGGGTCGAGGCGACCGCGAGCCATGCCTTCACCTGGCTTCCCGATCCGCTCGACGGCTTCGGCATCCAGGGTTCGGTCAACCGCGCCTTCGCCAATTTCGAGTATCCCGACACCTCGCCGATCGCCGATTATGTCGACCCGGCCAATCTGATCGGGCTGTCGAAATGGACCGCGAGCGGATCGGTGTGGTTCGAAAAATGGGGCCTCTCGCTGCGCGCCAACCTCCGTTACCGCTCGGGCTATTACAAGCCCAACGGCGGCACCAACCGCGAGATCCGCGGCGGCACCTATCTCAACCTGTCGGCGCAGTACGACCTTACCAAGAATGTTCAGGTCAAGCTGCAGGCGCTCAACGTCACGAACACGCAGGATATCATGTATAAGGGCGGGTACGACAGCATCGCCGAGGTGTCGCGTAGCGGCCCGCAATATTTCTTCGGCTTCCGGGTCCGCCTGTGA
- the manD gene encoding D-mannonate dehydratase ManD has translation MPKIVSARVILTAPGRNFTTLKIECDDGTTGVGDATLNGRELAVAAYLSEHVVPCLIGRDAHRIEDIWQYLYKGAYWRRGPVTMAAIAAVDMALWDIKGKVAGLPVYQLLGGAAREGCMVYGHANGTTIDDTIEAALDYQRQGYKAIRLQCGVPGMASTYGVSKDRYFYEPADNDLPTENVWSTAKYMRIVPELFAAAREALGWDVHLLHDVHHRLTPIEAARLGKDLEPWRPFWIEDATPAEDQEAFRLIRQHTTTPLAVGEIFSSIWDCKALIENRLIDYIRATVLHAGGITHMRQIASLADLHQIRTGCHGATDLSPVTMAAALHLGLSIPNFGIQEYMRHTVETDAVFPHAYRFADGMLHPGDAPGLGVDIDEALAETFPYARAYLPVNRLEDGTIWSW, from the coding sequence ATGCCGAAGATCGTGTCAGCCCGGGTAATATTGACCGCACCCGGCCGCAATTTCACGACGCTGAAGATCGAGTGCGACGACGGGACGACCGGCGTCGGCGATGCGACGCTCAATGGCCGCGAGCTCGCGGTCGCGGCTTATCTGTCGGAGCATGTCGTCCCCTGCCTGATCGGGCGCGACGCGCACCGCATCGAGGATATCTGGCAATATCTCTACAAGGGTGCGTACTGGCGCCGCGGCCCGGTGACGATGGCGGCGATCGCCGCGGTCGACATGGCGCTGTGGGATATCAAGGGCAAGGTCGCCGGACTGCCGGTGTATCAGCTGCTCGGCGGTGCCGCGCGCGAGGGCTGCATGGTCTATGGCCACGCCAATGGCACGACGATCGACGACACGATCGAGGCGGCGCTCGATTACCAGCGGCAGGGATATAAGGCGATCCGCCTGCAATGCGGCGTGCCCGGAATGGCATCGACCTATGGCGTCAGCAAGGACCGCTATTTCTACGAACCCGCCGACAATGACCTGCCGACCGAGAATGTCTGGTCGACCGCGAAATATATGCGAATCGTCCCCGAACTGTTCGCGGCGGCGCGCGAGGCGCTCGGCTGGGATGTCCACCTGCTTCACGACGTCCACCACCGCCTGACCCCGATAGAGGCGGCGCGGCTTGGCAAGGATCTCGAGCCCTGGCGTCCCTTCTGGATCGAGGATGCGACCCCGGCCGAGGATCAGGAGGCGTTCCGCCTGATCCGCCAGCACACGACGACGCCGCTCGCGGTCGGCGAAATCTTTAGTTCGATCTGGGACTGCAAGGCGCTGATCGAGAATCGGCTGATCGACTATATCCGCGCCACCGTGCTCCACGCGGGCGGCATCACGCATATGCGGCAGATCGCTTCGCTCGCCGATCTCCACCAGATCCGCACCGGCTGCCACGGCGCGACCGACCTGTCGCCGGTGACGATGGCGGCGGCGCTGCACCTTGGGCTTTCGATCCCTAATTTCGGGATCCAGGAATATATGCGCCACACCGTCGAGACCGACGCGGTCTTCCCGCACGCTTATCGCTTTGCGGACGGCATGCTCCATCCGGGCGACGCGCCGGGGCTCGGCGTCGATATCGACGAGGCGCTCGCCGAAACATTCCCCTATGCCCGCGCCTATCTGCCGGTGAACCGGCTCGAGGACGGCACAATATGGAGTTGGTGA
- a CDS encoding MarR family winged helix-turn-helix transcriptional regulator → MQQFSNQEIAELKSRVDQIHELLASRGEESPGVTVRAIDSARGNTPSNAALLDRLSFSIQVRRIRRSHFGTAEMSGPTWDMMLDLMLAGAHGRVLSASDLATGAGVPLSSGLRMIAALERLGLLHRSIDERDRRRTIVRLTDIGTERMASYFEKIDAAWQNGQTLAA, encoded by the coding sequence ATGCAGCAATTTTCGAACCAAGAAATTGCCGAGCTGAAATCGCGGGTCGACCAGATCCATGAACTGCTGGCGAGCCGCGGCGAGGAATCGCCGGGCGTGACCGTACGCGCCATCGACAGCGCGCGCGGCAACACGCCGTCGAACGCGGCGCTGCTCGACCGGCTGTCGTTCAGCATCCAGGTCCGGCGCATCCGCCGCAGCCATTTCGGCACCGCCGAAATGTCGGGCCCGACCTGGGACATGATGCTCGACCTGATGCTCGCGGGCGCACACGGCCGCGTGCTCAGTGCCAGCGATCTTGCGACCGGGGCGGGCGTTCCGCTGTCATCGGGGCTGCGCATGATCGCGGCGCTCGAACGCCTCGGGCTGTTGCACCGCTCGATCGACGAGCGCGACCGGCGCCGCACGATCGTCCGGCTGACCGACATCGGCACCGAACGCATGGCCAGCTATTTCGAGAAAATCGACGCCGCCTGGCAGAACGGGCAGACGCTGGCAGCCTAG
- a CDS encoding response regulator transcription factor produces MLYSNPVQGDPDNYISLLSAAQIETLRHVYEHKNSKQIARLMNVSPHTVDERVRRVLKKLNVSNRIEAARILAVNGVFDHVTPYQPLTYQLMDLGDISPPPDADAGRSSFRRFFDIGSPFPTASQPANRHGLMERIIWPILIAFATILAFSALYSILVGLGRVLT; encoded by the coding sequence ATGCTCTATTCCAACCCCGTGCAAGGCGACCCCGACAATTACATAAGCCTGCTGTCTGCCGCGCAGATTGAAACGCTGCGGCACGTTTACGAGCACAAAAATTCCAAGCAGATCGCGCGGCTGATGAACGTTTCGCCGCACACCGTCGACGAGCGCGTGCGTCGCGTTCTAAAGAAGCTTAATGTTTCCAACAGGATAGAGGCGGCGCGTATCCTTGCTGTTAACGGTGTCTTCGATCATGTTACCCCTTATCAGCCTTTGACATATCAATTGATGGACCTTGGCGATATTTCTCCGCCCCCCGATGCCGATGCGGGGCGCAGTTCGTTTCGGCGATTTTTCGATATAGGTTCGCCATTTCCTACCGCGTCCCAGCCGGCCAACCGGCATGGGTTGATGGAAAGGATAATCTGGCCGATTTTGATCGCTTTTGCGACAATATTGGCGTTCTCCGCCCTCTATTCGATCCTTGTCGGGCTCGGTCGTGTTCTGACCTGA
- a CDS encoding glycoside hydrolase family 88/105 protein, which yields MPLSLFALMMTAPAAAVAPAEPAMPQPAAILAQTRRVADWQLANRTNWATMPAARKSVQEVRDWQQATFWVALTELASRDKRYAQPLLDLGRAEKWQLGDLAYHADDQLIGQAWLWAAQSGAGNGAIAPTKAYFDNVLANRPTISLEFIPVAPGKNTSTCTDRWCWCDALFMAPPTLLRLSKATGDKRYADFAHEEFKATTDYLFDPSENLYFRDSRFFGMRDAKGRKLFWSRGNGWVMGGLVRMLQVMDKKDPKRPIYEKLFRDMSAKLVTLQKADGYWPASLLDQDPGTPPESSGTAFFTYAFAWGVDNGLLDRATYEPAAVRGWDALQRAVQPDGMLGWVQQVGDRPDSVSAKETQFYGSGAYLLAGTAMYDLSRKRVRR from the coding sequence ATGCCGCTGAGCCTCTTTGCCCTGATGATGACCGCCCCCGCCGCCGCGGTGGCGCCCGCCGAACCCGCGATGCCCCAGCCCGCGGCGATCCTCGCGCAGACGCGCCGCGTCGCCGACTGGCAGCTCGCGAACCGCACCAACTGGGCGACGATGCCCGCGGCGCGCAAGAGCGTGCAGGAAGTGCGCGACTGGCAGCAGGCGACCTTCTGGGTCGCGCTCACCGAGCTTGCGAGCCGCGACAAGAGATATGCGCAGCCGCTGCTCGATCTCGGTCGCGCCGAGAAATGGCAGCTCGGCGACCTCGCCTATCACGCCGACGACCAGCTGATCGGGCAGGCGTGGCTGTGGGCGGCGCAGAGTGGCGCAGGCAACGGCGCGATCGCGCCGACGAAAGCCTATTTCGACAATGTCCTCGCCAATCGGCCAACGATCAGCCTCGAATTCATCCCCGTCGCGCCGGGCAAGAACACGTCGACATGCACCGACCGCTGGTGCTGGTGCGACGCCTTGTTCATGGCGCCGCCGACCCTGCTGCGGCTGTCGAAGGCGACCGGCGACAAACGCTATGCCGATTTTGCGCATGAGGAATTCAAGGCGACGACCGACTATCTCTTCGATCCGTCGGAAAATCTCTATTTCCGCGACAGCCGATTCTTCGGCATGCGCGATGCCAAGGGTCGCAAGCTGTTCTGGAGCCGCGGCAACGGCTGGGTGATGGGCGGCCTCGTGCGGATGCTGCAGGTGATGGACAAGAAGGATCCGAAGCGGCCGATCTACGAGAAATTGTTCAGGGATATGTCGGCGAAACTCGTCACGCTGCAAAAGGCCGACGGCTATTGGCCCGCCTCGCTGCTCGACCAGGACCCGGGCACCCCGCCCGAATCGAGCGGCACCGCCTTCTTCACCTATGCGTTTGCGTGGGGCGTCGACAACGGCCTGCTCGACCGCGCGACATACGAGCCGGCGGCAGTGCGCGGATGGGATGCACTGCAGCGCGCGGTGCAGCCTGACGGCATGCTCGGCTGGGTCCAGCAGGTCGGCGACCGGCCTGACAGCGTGTCGGCGAAGGAGACGCAATTTTACGGAAGCGGCGCCTATCTGCTCGCCGGCACCGCGATGTACGACCTGTCGAGAAAGCGCGTAAGACGTTGA